Proteins co-encoded in one Halodesulfovibrio marinisediminis DSM 17456 genomic window:
- a CDS encoding amino acid permease yields MRSKNLGAVSIVAGTSIGAGMLGLPMAIGSLGFVTGTLVLLFMWLIAIYVALLLLEINLEFGKGVNLNHMTKKILGRPGQVLGTGSVFFLFYCLLVAYLTGMGGIIANASGLDARMGTLIFAGISAVLLFSGTDSVVTANKYLFMGMLVAMVVSFATLGGQLNIENLVQGQPKAKVLIMSLPVLFTSFGYHPCIPSIVNYIGDDKKTLVRILTVGSTIPFICYFAWLTLALGSASPDQLASMANVDVLINQMSGGSTWVSTILSLFASLALVTSFIGVAFALFDLVAETFRRKDDKVSRAGTTAMVFLPPLIASLLAPNGFIAALAHAGAAFTIIAIFIPCVMAWKMRDAGQNLAFRAFGGKPAIVLSFLCGIVIVTASYL; encoded by the coding sequence ATGCGTTCTAAGAATTTAGGTGCCGTCAGCATTGTTGCCGGCACATCTATCGGAGCGGGGATGCTCGGACTTCCAATGGCAATCGGGAGTCTGGGATTTGTAACAGGCACGTTGGTTCTGCTGTTCATGTGGCTTATTGCGATTTATGTTGCGCTGCTTTTGCTCGAAATAAACCTTGAGTTTGGTAAGGGCGTTAACTTAAACCACATGACCAAGAAAATTCTTGGTCGTCCAGGTCAGGTATTAGGGACAGGCAGTGTGTTCTTCTTGTTCTACTGCTTGCTTGTAGCTTACCTCACTGGCATGGGTGGTATTATTGCTAACGCCAGTGGCTTAGATGCACGTATGGGGACATTAATCTTTGCAGGTATTAGTGCAGTATTGCTTTTTTCCGGTACGGATTCAGTTGTTACTGCGAACAAATATTTGTTTATGGGAATGCTTGTAGCAATGGTTGTCAGCTTTGCTACCCTTGGCGGTCAGCTGAATATTGAGAACCTTGTACAGGGGCAGCCAAAGGCTAAAGTGCTTATCATGTCTTTGCCAGTGCTCTTTACTTCTTTCGGTTACCATCCATGTATTCCAAGTATTGTGAACTACATTGGTGATGATAAAAAGACACTTGTCCGTATTTTGACCGTAGGTAGTACCATTCCTTTCATTTGTTACTTTGCGTGGTTGACCCTTGCATTAGGTAGCGCATCCCCAGATCAGCTTGCTAGCATGGCAAATGTGGATGTTTTGATTAATCAGATGAGTGGCGGCTCCACATGGGTTTCCACTATTCTGTCCCTGTTTGCTTCCCTTGCTCTTGTGACTTCTTTTATCGGCGTAGCATTTGCCCTGTTTGACCTTGTGGCAGAAACATTCCGTCGTAAGGATGATAAAGTAAGCCGTGCTGGAACAACCGCAATGGTATTCCTTCCCCCGCTTATTGCTTCATTGCTTGCACCGAATGGCTTCATTGCAGCTCTTGCACACGCGGGTGCAGCATTTACGATTATCGCCATCTTTATTCCATGCGTTATGGCTTGGAAAATGCGCGATGCAGGACAGAATTTGGCTTTCCGTGCATTTGGTGGCAAGCCTGCGATTGTGCTCAGTTTCCTTTGCGGAATTGTGATTGTAACTGCTAGTTACCTTTAG
- a CDS encoding amphi-Trp domain-containing protein, whose amino-acid sequence MEKNKIYISGKMPCPLAVSHVECFLDGLRSGTVIIEEGNKKLLLHPNTEIDINIEARTKHDKQHLVISLSWDTPDVTKEEFHPHAAYHAPRERRTGPVGDVIRHAHMHGPEHHDDDFFWHDADPYAEHPHEHDEHGFHSHYHCHGKDEHKLCHTHEHAEGHHELLQPRGCCEDRAHVPHRGCCAEHNYGIDLPEHHWHKHETHGHQYDTGEYYRQPTHTPLGYGRYVHGYKGCCEGIEHTPHPGCCAEHNYGMEMKKPEEKRYEEAGPPEREEPAPTGMPARRFPSSIQGAGYKIRHGRRSAFFDHKHPQHFASHRMFHGVQTHHKPHGKGENYHRKSHSAFLKELQREARKEK is encoded by the coding sequence ATGGAAAAGAATAAGATCTACATCTCAGGGAAAATGCCCTGCCCTCTCGCTGTATCACATGTTGAATGCTTTTTAGACGGGCTTCGCAGCGGTACGGTGATTATTGAAGAAGGAAACAAAAAACTTCTCCTGCATCCGAATACCGAAATTGATATAAACATCGAAGCCCGAACAAAGCATGACAAACAACACCTAGTGATCTCACTAAGTTGGGATACTCCAGACGTAACCAAAGAGGAATTTCATCCCCATGCTGCTTACCATGCCCCCAGAGAGCGCAGAACAGGCCCTGTAGGCGACGTCATCAGGCATGCCCACATGCATGGTCCCGAGCACCATGATGATGACTTCTTCTGGCACGATGCTGACCCATACGCTGAACATCCCCACGAACATGACGAGCATGGATTCCATTCCCATTACCATTGCCATGGAAAAGACGAACATAAGCTCTGCCACACGCATGAACATGCCGAAGGACATCATGAATTACTGCAACCTCGCGGCTGCTGTGAAGACCGGGCACACGTGCCTCACAGAGGCTGCTGCGCCGAGCATAATTATGGAATAGATCTTCCTGAGCATCATTGGCATAAGCACGAAACTCATGGGCATCAATACGATACAGGTGAATACTACAGACAACCAACGCACACGCCTTTAGGCTATGGTCGCTACGTACATGGCTATAAGGGATGTTGCGAAGGAATAGAACATACCCCACATCCTGGATGCTGCGCTGAGCACAACTATGGAATGGAAATGAAGAAGCCTGAAGAGAAACGATACGAAGAAGCCGGACCGCCTGAAAGAGAAGAACCAGCGCCAACCGGAATGCCAGCAAGACGTTTTCCTAGTTCCATACAGGGTGCTGGTTACAAAATAAGACATGGCAGACGAAGCGCATTCTTTGATCACAAGCACCCACAGCACTTTGCATCACACAGGATGTTCCATGGAGTCCAGACACATCATAAACCTCATGGCAAAGGCGAAAACTATCACCGCAAAAGCCATTCAGCTTTCTTAAAAGAGCTGCAGCGTGAGGCAAGGAAAGAAAAATAA
- a CDS encoding GAK system CofD-like protein produces the protein MQYIELSRTVSIPDYLKLERYRTAPHSGPRILFFSGGTALQGVARDIIKYTHNSVHLITPFDSGGSSATLRDEFSMPAVGDIRNRLMSLTDDSIHGNPEIFAFFAYRLNRDASQKELREELSHICEGTHPLIKAIPQPMRTFIQASMLSIQGHISGSFDLRGASLGNLVLAAEYLNHDRRLSPVIYLYSKLAEVRGLVRPIANATAQIAVSLIDGRTIVGQHRITGKECEPVTTKIDQIWLAKSLHDASPVSISISNQARTLINEAELICYPMGSFYSSVIANLLPKGVGATIAQTKCPKVFIPNTGTDAELVGHTLSEQVDTLLFHLKKDSPNTITTNDVLNLIVVDSDSTQYNGSLNNDMLSREGIRVVSCDLITKQSSPYIDAAVLNRILLSLC, from the coding sequence ATGCAATATATTGAACTTTCCCGTACAGTATCTATCCCAGACTATCTTAAACTCGAGCGCTACCGCACTGCACCGCATAGTGGGCCGCGTATTCTTTTTTTTAGTGGCGGAACAGCATTACAGGGAGTAGCACGTGACATTATCAAATATACGCACAACTCTGTACACCTGATCACCCCGTTTGATTCCGGAGGCAGCTCTGCAACCTTACGCGATGAATTCTCTATGCCTGCTGTGGGAGATATCCGTAATCGACTTATGTCTCTTACAGACGACTCTATCCACGGTAACCCTGAAATTTTTGCATTTTTTGCCTATAGGTTAAACAGGGACGCTTCGCAAAAAGAACTCCGCGAAGAACTTTCCCATATCTGCGAAGGAACTCATCCGCTGATTAAAGCCATCCCTCAACCAATGCGTACTTTCATTCAGGCAAGCATGCTTTCGATACAGGGGCATATTTCAGGCTCGTTCGACCTTCGTGGTGCAAGCCTTGGAAATCTAGTTCTTGCAGCAGAATACCTTAACCATGACAGACGTCTCTCCCCTGTTATTTACCTGTATTCAAAACTCGCAGAAGTGCGCGGGCTAGTCCGGCCTATTGCAAATGCGACGGCACAAATTGCGGTTTCGTTGATAGACGGCAGAACCATTGTTGGTCAGCATCGTATAACCGGAAAGGAATGTGAACCAGTTACAACCAAGATTGACCAAATCTGGCTTGCAAAATCACTGCACGACGCTTCTCCGGTTTCTATTTCTATTTCCAATCAGGCTCGTACACTTATTAATGAAGCTGAACTCATCTGCTACCCGATGGGGAGTTTCTACTCCAGCGTGATAGCCAATCTACTGCCGAAAGGCGTAGGGGCAACTATTGCCCAGACTAAATGCCCGAAAGTTTTTATCCCAAATACAGGAACAGATGCTGAACTTGTTGGGCATACCCTTTCCGAACAGGTCGATACCCTTCTTTTCCATTTAAAAAAAGACTCACCGAATACAATCACCACCAACGACGTCCTCAATTTGATAGTCGTTGATTCTGATTCAACACAGTATAATGGCTCGCTTAACAATGATATGCTGTCGCGCGAGGGCATTCGTGTGGTATCCTGCGATCTGATAACAAAACAAAGCTCACCATATATTGATGCCGCAGTGCTGAACCGGATTCTCTTATCTCTTTGCTAG
- a CDS encoding GAK system XXXCH domain-containing protein, giving the protein MAKKYTQTLSRDDLPTFLRKLADACESAPVEGIPDCTKAKKIRLSIKDEYGQLAVKLKVSTIIDECELCEECDCVEKRPEGLPPFKRLKKRMATSFKVIFKALHQNTAPPEEAVKDFIADSRLMIQYPDKGELLYTDYAALTDKLEEAWLNNDLQKFHETVDALNHMKTECHHNYK; this is encoded by the coding sequence ATGGCAAAAAAATATACACAAACTCTCTCTCGTGACGACTTACCTACTTTTTTACGTAAGCTTGCAGATGCATGTGAATCTGCACCTGTAGAAGGCATTCCTGACTGTACAAAAGCAAAAAAAATCCGCCTTTCAATAAAAGATGAGTATGGCCAGCTGGCAGTAAAACTTAAGGTAAGTACCATTATTGACGAATGTGAATTGTGCGAAGAGTGTGATTGTGTAGAGAAAAGACCGGAGGGACTGCCGCCATTCAAACGTTTAAAAAAACGTATGGCAACCAGCTTTAAAGTTATCTTTAAGGCCCTGCATCAAAACACAGCCCCGCCTGAAGAGGCTGTGAAAGATTTTATTGCAGACTCACGTTTGATGATCCAATACCCTGACAAAGGGGAGTTGCTCTATACCGACTATGCTGCCCTCACTGACAAACTTGAAGAGGCATGGCTCAATAATGACCTACAAAAGTTTCATGAAACAGTTGATGCTTTGAACCATATGAAAACAGAATGCCATCATAACTATAAATAA
- the rpoC gene encoding DNA-directed RNA polymerase subunit beta', which yields MTLDDLFSARSNTAQAADIHNLKAIQISIAAPEAIREWSFGEVKKPETINYRTFKPERDGLFCAKIFGPVKDYECNCGKYKRMKHRGIVCEKCGVEVIASKVRRERMGHIELAAPVAHIWFLKTLPSKIGTLLDMTMSDLEKVLYFDSFVVLDPGQTSLAKNQVISEDHYFQVIDHYGEDAIVVGMGAEAIRGLIEELNLETLRHELREESQTTRSQTKKKKLTKRLKIVEAFLESNNRPEWMIMEVVPVIPPELRPLVPLDGGRFATSDLNDLYRRVINRNNRLKRLMELGAPEIIIRNEKRMLQESVDALFDNGRRGRAITGTNGRPLKSLSDMIKGKQGRFRQNLLGKRVDYSGRSVIVVGPNLKLHQCGLPKKMALELFKPFIYSKLEERNLASTIKSAKKMVEREELVVWDILEEVVREYPILLNRAPTLHRLGIQAFEPTLVEGKAIRLHPLVCSAYNADFDGDQMAVHVPLSVEAQIEARVLMMSTNNILSPANGSPVIVPSQDIVLGLYYMTVERSFEKGEGMEFCGRWEVISAYDHGQVSLHARIKVRLDDGRVVDTTPGRVIVSQILPEGMSFDRANEVMTKKNIGKLVSSAYRECGIKASVLLCDRLKNLGYEFGTRAGVTIAVKDLEIPDSKKGILENSQAEVDEIERQYREGIITRTEKYNKIVDVWTKTTQDVSNEMMKHISRDIIKDEKTGKEEANLSFNSIFMMSNSGARGNQDQMRQLAGMRGLMAKPSGEIIETPITSSFREGLSVLQYFTSTHGARKGLADTALKTANSGYLTRRLVDVVQDVIIGEHDCGTVDGLELSHLITGGEIKMRLSERAIGRVVLYPVLDPVTKEEIIPANGLIDETRAQLLDDHGINSITIRSALTCSSEHGICALCYGRDLARGRLVNCGETVGIIAAQSIGEPGTQLTMRTFHIGGTASTQIEKSSIEAQHSGRVVTSRVKAVTNKEGYHLVIGKSGQVSIVDEQGREREKYILPNGSRLNVTDGQEVTKGQVIAEWDPFNEPFVSEVPGAVKFTDIIDGKTFQETTDLATQMATRTIIEYRTTNLKPSISICDEEGEPKFRGDSSIPAVYQLPVGAIIMVQDGQQLEAGDVIARKPRETSKTKDIVGGLPRVAELFEVRKPKDLAVVTEIDGIVSYAGETKGKRKLMVTPEVGEPKEYLVPKGKHITVTEGDFVEAGEQLTEGQPELHDILRIKGEKFLANYLCEEIQEVYRFQGVGIDDKHIEIIVRQMLKKVSVLDPGETSFLVGEQVDKQEFRDENRKAVAEGRKPANAEPLVLGITQASLTTSSFISAASFQETTKVLTEASLRGKRDRLRGLKENVIVGRLIPAGSGYRDFVSANIEVPEQEERADKFLDELDEPVYPASM from the coding sequence ATGACTTTAGATGATCTTTTCTCTGCACGAAGCAATACAGCTCAGGCTGCAGATATTCACAACCTGAAGGCTATTCAGATCTCCATTGCAGCTCCGGAAGCAATTCGTGAGTGGTCTTTTGGTGAAGTTAAAAAGCCAGAAACAATCAACTACCGTACGTTCAAACCAGAACGCGACGGTCTTTTCTGTGCTAAAATCTTCGGCCCAGTAAAAGATTACGAGTGTAACTGCGGAAAATACAAGCGCATGAAACACCGCGGCATCGTCTGCGAAAAGTGTGGCGTTGAAGTTATTGCTTCCAAAGTTCGTCGTGAACGTATGGGTCACATTGAGCTTGCAGCACCAGTTGCACATATCTGGTTCCTGAAAACTCTGCCTTCCAAGATCGGTACACTGCTCGACATGACCATGTCTGATCTTGAGAAAGTATTGTACTTTGATTCTTTTGTTGTTCTTGATCCGGGTCAGACTTCCCTTGCCAAGAATCAGGTTATCTCCGAAGACCACTACTTCCAGGTAATCGACCACTACGGCGAAGATGCTATCGTAGTTGGCATGGGTGCAGAAGCTATTCGCGGTCTCATCGAAGAGCTCAATCTTGAGACTCTGCGTCATGAGTTACGTGAAGAGTCTCAGACTACCCGTTCTCAGACCAAAAAGAAAAAGCTTACAAAACGACTGAAGATTGTTGAGGCATTCCTTGAGTCTAATAACCGTCCAGAATGGATGATCATGGAAGTTGTTCCGGTAATTCCACCAGAACTTCGTCCTCTCGTTCCTCTGGATGGCGGACGTTTCGCTACTTCCGACCTCAACGACCTCTACCGTCGTGTTATTAACCGTAACAACCGCCTGAAGCGTTTGATGGAACTCGGTGCTCCTGAGATCATCATCCGTAACGAAAAACGTATGCTTCAGGAATCTGTTGACGCACTCTTCGACAACGGTCGTCGTGGTCGCGCAATTACCGGTACTAACGGTCGCCCTCTCAAATCCTTGTCCGACATGATTAAGGGTAAACAGGGTCGTTTCCGTCAGAACCTTCTCGGTAAGCGTGTTGACTACTCCGGTCGTTCCGTAATTGTTGTAGGTCCAAACCTTAAACTGCATCAGTGTGGTCTTCCTAAGAAGATGGCTCTTGAGCTCTTTAAGCCGTTCATCTACTCCAAGCTCGAAGAAAGAAACCTCGCCTCTACCATTAAGAGCGCGAAGAAGATGGTTGAACGTGAAGAACTGGTCGTTTGGGATATCCTCGAAGAGGTTGTTCGCGAATACCCAATTCTGCTTAACCGTGCGCCGACTCTTCACCGTCTCGGTATTCAGGCATTTGAGCCGACCCTCGTTGAAGGTAAAGCTATCCGCCTGCACCCTCTCGTATGTTCTGCGTACAACGCGGACTTTGACGGTGACCAGATGGCTGTACACGTACCTCTTTCTGTTGAAGCACAGATTGAAGCACGCGTACTCATGATGTCTACAAACAACATTCTTTCTCCGGCTAACGGTTCACCTGTTATCGTTCCTTCTCAGGATATCGTTCTTGGTCTTTACTACATGACCGTTGAACGTTCTTTCGAGAAAGGCGAAGGCATGGAATTCTGCGGCCGCTGGGAAGTTATTTCTGCATACGATCACGGTCAGGTATCCTTGCACGCACGCATCAAGGTTCGTCTTGATGACGGGCGCGTAGTTGATACAACCCCTGGTCGCGTAATCGTTTCTCAAATTCTGCCAGAAGGCATGAGCTTTGACCGTGCTAACGAAGTTATGACCAAGAAAAACATTGGTAAACTCGTAAGCTCCGCGTACCGCGAATGCGGCATTAAAGCTTCTGTACTTCTTTGTGACCGACTCAAAAACCTTGGTTACGAATTCGGTACCCGTGCTGGTGTTACCATTGCGGTTAAAGACCTTGAGATTCCAGACAGCAAAAAAGGCATTCTGGAAAACTCTCAGGCAGAAGTTGACGAAATTGAACGCCAGTACCGAGAAGGTATTATTACCCGCACCGAGAAATACAACAAAATCGTTGACGTTTGGACTAAGACCACTCAGGACGTGTCCAACGAAATGATGAAACACATCTCCCGTGATATCATCAAAGACGAGAAGACCGGTAAAGAAGAGGCTAACCTCTCCTTTAACTCCATCTTCATGATGTCTAACTCCGGTGCTCGAGGTAACCAGGACCAGATGCGTCAGCTCGCAGGTATGCGTGGTCTGATGGCGAAACCGTCCGGTGAAATTATTGAAACACCAATTACTTCATCTTTCCGTGAAGGTCTTTCCGTGCTTCAGTACTTCACCTCCACTCACGGTGCTCGTAAAGGTCTTGCGGATACCGCGCTTAAAACCGCGAACTCCGGTTACCTTACCCGTCGTCTTGTTGACGTTGTTCAGGACGTTATCATTGGCGAACACGATTGTGGCACTGTTGACGGTCTTGAACTTTCCCACCTCATCACCGGTGGTGAGATCAAAATGCGTCTCTCAGAACGTGCAATCGGCCGTGTGGTTCTTTACCCGGTACTTGATCCGGTTACTAAAGAAGAAATCATTCCGGCAAATGGCCTCATCGACGAAACACGCGCACAGCTTCTCGACGATCATGGCATTAACTCCATCACCATCCGCTCTGCACTGACCTGTTCTTCCGAACACGGTATCTGTGCACTGTGTTACGGTCGTGACCTTGCTCGCGGTCGTCTCGTAAACTGCGGTGAGACTGTTGGTATTATTGCTGCACAGTCCATTGGTGAGCCTGGTACTCAGCTTACAATGCGTACCTTCCACATCGGTGGTACAGCATCTACCCAGATTGAGAAATCCAGCATCGAAGCTCAGCACTCCGGTCGTGTTGTGACCTCCCGTGTTAAAGCTGTTACCAACAAAGAAGGTTACCACCTCGTTATTGGTAAATCCGGTCAGGTTTCCATCGTTGATGAACAGGGTCGTGAGCGCGAAAAATACATCCTGCCTAACGGTTCCCGTTTGAACGTTACCGATGGTCAGGAAGTAACTAAAGGTCAGGTAATCGCTGAATGGGATCCATTCAACGAACCATTCGTTTCCGAAGTTCCTGGTGCTGTTAAGTTCACCGATATTATCGATGGCAAAACCTTCCAGGAAACAACTGACCTTGCTACTCAAATGGCAACACGTACCATTATCGAGTACCGTACAACCAACTTGAAACCTTCCATCTCCATTTGTGACGAAGAAGGCGAGCCTAAGTTCCGCGGTGATTCTTCCATCCCTGCAGTATACCAGCTCCCTGTTGGCGCGATTATCATGGTTCAAGATGGTCAGCAGCTTGAAGCGGGTGATGTTATCGCTCGTAAGCCGCGTGAAACATCCAAAACCAAGGATATCGTAGGTGGTCTTCCACGAGTTGCGGAACTCTTCGAAGTACGTAAGCCTAAAGACCTTGCTGTTGTTACTGAAATCGACGGTATCGTATCCTACGCAGGTGAAACCAAAGGTAAGCGTAAGCTTATGGTTACTCCAGAGGTTGGCGAGCCTAAAGAATACCTCGTACCAAAAGGTAAGCACATCACCGTTACCGAAGGTGACTTCGTTGAAGCAGGTGAACAGCTTACTGAAGGTCAGCCAGAACTTCACGACATCCTTCGCATTAAAGGCGAGAAATTCCTCGCTAACTACTTGTGTGAAGAGATTCAGGAAGTTTACCGCTTCCAGGGCGTAGGTATTGACGATAAGCACATTGAGATTATCGTCCGCCAGATGCTTAAGAAGGTATCCGTGCTTGATCCGGGCGAAACCAGCTTCCTCGTTGGTGAACAGGTCGACAAGCAGGAATTCCGCGATGAAAACAGAAAAGCGGTTGCTGAAGGACGTAAACCTGCGAATGCTGAACCACTGGTTCTTGGTATTACTCAGGCTTCCCTCACAACCTCTTCCTTTATCTCTGCGGCGTCCTTCCAGGAAACCACTAAAGTTCTTACCGAAGCTTCCCTGCGCGGCAAACGCGACAGACTGCGTGGTCTCAAGGAGAACGTTATTGTGGGTCGCCTCATTCCGGCTGGTTCCGGTTACCGCGACTTCGTTTCCGCAAACATCGAAGTACCAGAACAAGAAGAACGCGCCGACAAGTTCCTCGACGAACTCGACGAGCCTGTATACCCAGCAAGCATGTAA